A window from Aeromonas rivipollensis encodes these proteins:
- a CDS encoding response regulator transcription factor encodes MRILIVEDEKILAGQLAEQLRLSGFVTDLCHDGNEAGFLGETEPYDAIILDLGLPGRDGLSVLKEWRSKGIDTPVLVLTARGQLHEKIEGLNAGADDYLTKPFQVAELVARVQALVRRAAGNASSILEIGGVRLDMAASQVWYEGTPIKLTAHEFRVLGYLMQHRGKVVSRSELIDHIYAQDFDRDSNTVEVFIGRIRKKTHADLIETVRGLGYRINE; translated from the coding sequence ATGCGAATTCTGATAGTTGAAGATGAAAAGATCCTGGCCGGCCAGCTGGCGGAACAGCTGCGCCTGTCAGGCTTTGTGACCGATCTCTGCCACGATGGCAACGAGGCGGGTTTTCTCGGCGAGACCGAGCCCTATGACGCCATCATCCTGGATCTCGGCCTGCCGGGGCGCGATGGTCTGAGCGTGCTCAAGGAGTGGCGCAGCAAGGGGATAGACACACCAGTGCTGGTGCTGACCGCCCGTGGCCAGTTGCACGAGAAGATAGAAGGGCTCAACGCCGGGGCCGATGACTACCTCACCAAGCCGTTCCAGGTCGCCGAGCTGGTGGCCCGGGTGCAGGCCCTGGTGCGCCGGGCGGCGGGCAATGCCAGCTCCATCCTGGAAATAGGCGGGGTGCGGCTCGACATGGCGGCGTCCCAGGTATGGTACGAAGGCACCCCCATCAAGCTGACTGCCCACGAATTCCGGGTGCTGGGGTACCTGATGCAGCACAGGGGCAAGGTGGTGTCGCGCAGCGAGCTGATCGACCACATCTATGCCCAGGATTTCGATCGCGACTCCAACACCGTCGAGGTGTTCATCGGCCGGATCCGCAAGAAGACCCATGCCGATCTGATCGAGACGGTGCGCGGTCTCGGCTACCGGATCAACGAGTGA
- a CDS encoding sensor histidine kinase, giving the protein MRLVRTLRGRLVAIALVWCGLFLFATGFSLQTMMRNYWQEAEADGLRLQLYDLLSRLEIQPDGLPVVTEPMADPRFRQPYSGYYWQLELGDAVVSRSRSLWDVHLSAHGLKSAFGDPDLFVGKGPNKEPLLIMTRTVLLPGSDKVFTLVMAKDSSALTQTLKKTRISLFLGLGFAAAGLVLGFMFQIVYGLRPLHLLRRELGRVHQGHQEGFRLRYPLEIQPLVEDINRLLHHYSELLQRARSHTGNLAHALKTPLSIMRNQVAQLPPEDQAAIGEQLDQIQRHIDYHLGKARVTGAAKILGVSTPVRARVEYICRAFSRLYPGKRVDLQVPANLAVGVEEQDFDEMVGNLLENAFKWSASQLRISSAELGGWITLRIEDDGPGMSEDQIAKAVLRGVRLDEKVPGSGLGLNIVSDLAEAYRGSLIMGRAELGGLAASLSLPKVARVDG; this is encoded by the coding sequence ATGAGGCTGGTGCGTACCCTGCGGGGACGGTTGGTGGCCATCGCCCTGGTCTGGTGCGGGCTCTTCCTGTTCGCCACCGGCTTCAGCCTGCAGACCATGATGCGCAACTACTGGCAGGAGGCGGAAGCCGACGGCCTGCGGTTGCAGCTCTACGATCTGCTCTCCCGCCTGGAGATCCAGCCCGATGGTCTGCCCGTGGTCACCGAGCCCATGGCGGATCCCCGTTTCCGCCAGCCCTATTCCGGCTATTACTGGCAGCTTGAACTGGGGGATGCGGTGGTCAGCCGCTCCCGCTCCCTGTGGGATGTGCACCTGAGCGCCCACGGCCTGAAGTCGGCCTTCGGGGATCCGGATCTCTTCGTCGGCAAGGGGCCCAACAAGGAGCCCCTGCTGATCATGACCCGCACTGTGCTGCTGCCGGGCTCTGACAAGGTGTTTACCCTGGTGATGGCCAAGGACAGCAGCGCCTTGACCCAGACCCTGAAGAAGACCCGGATCAGCCTCTTCCTCGGTCTCGGCTTCGCCGCCGCCGGCCTGGTGCTGGGCTTCATGTTCCAGATCGTCTACGGCCTGCGTCCGCTCCATCTGCTGCGCCGCGAGCTGGGCCGGGTCCACCAGGGCCATCAGGAGGGGTTCCGGCTGCGCTATCCGCTGGAGATCCAGCCGCTGGTGGAAGACATCAACCGCCTGCTGCACCACTACAGTGAGCTGCTGCAGCGGGCCCGCTCCCACACCGGCAACCTGGCTCACGCCCTCAAGACGCCGCTCAGCATAATGCGCAATCAGGTGGCCCAGCTGCCCCCCGAGGATCAGGCCGCCATCGGCGAGCAGCTCGACCAGATCCAGCGCCACATCGACTATCACCTTGGCAAGGCGCGGGTCACCGGGGCCGCCAAGATCCTCGGTGTCTCGACCCCGGTGCGGGCACGGGTGGAGTACATCTGCCGCGCCTTCTCCCGTCTCTACCCGGGCAAGAGGGTGGACCTGCAGGTGCCGGCCAACCTGGCGGTCGGGGTGGAGGAGCAGGACTTCGACGAGATGGTGGGCAATTTGCTGGAAAATGCCTTCAAATGGTCGGCCAGCCAGCTGCGCATCTCCAGCGCCGAGCTGGGGGGCTGGATCACCCTGCGCATCGAGGATGACGGTCCCGGCATGAGCGAGGATCAGATAGCCAAGGCGGTGCTGCGCGGGGTGCGCCTCGACGAGAAGGTACCGGGCTCCGGGCTCGGCCTCAACATAGTGTCAGACCTGGCCGAAGCCTATCGTGGCAGCCTCATCATGGGGCGGGCCGAACTGGGGGGGCTTGCCGCCTCGCTCTCCCTGCCCAAGGTGGCCAGGGTCGACGGTTAA
- the torA gene encoding trimethylamine-N-oxide reductase TorA produces the protein MTFFNDQQTNLSRRSLLKGLGACAALPLLGALFPKHALAQAISTALEQFPTLVPAQKGILTGAHWGAFEAIVADGRMVRVQPVADDPAPNDLIDMAPFQVHAKNRIKYPMVRKSWLEHGPGAKPELRGADDWVRVSWEQAIELVASEIQRVQSDFGPQAIHAGSYGWKSVGMFHNSRTLLHRLMNLSGGFTGYAGDYSTGAAQVIMSHVMGSIEVYEQQTAWPNVVEHAELVVLWGVNAQVTLKNSWNMPDHEGQAGFKALKEKGTRVISIDPVYNETAKLANAEWIAPNAYTDVAMMLGVAHTLYSEKKHDQAFLDRYAVGFDKFLDYLLGKDDGQPKSAEWASSVCGVEAKVIRQLALDMAAKRTMIMAGWGMQRQQHGEQPNWMLITLAAMLGQIGLPGGGYGFSYHYSSGGSPTAKGGILAGISAGNAPKNSPAPIPVARIADCLANPGKTIDFNGRKVTYPDIKLVYVAGGNPFHHHQDTNNLLQAWRKPQTVIVHEPYWTATAKHADIVLPVTTSYERNDLEMGGDYSQRYVFPMHQCVPPQHESRNDFDIFSAIAAKLGVQEQYTEGKDEMLWLKQMYDGMAAQARGARVALPPFNMFWESNNYIRFPIPEANRQWIRHADFRENPLLNPLGTPSGKIEIFSNTVAGMGYADCAGHPKWYEPKEWVKSELATRYPLSLNTSHPTQRLHSQLDNTPLRDKFAIADREAILIHPDDAKTRGIRDGDLVRAFNERGQILVGALLSKDIRPGVVRICEGAWYDPAKPGEAGSICKNGNVNCLTFDEGSSSLAQGNCGHMAQLQIEKYTGPELINTAHAVPAHA, from the coding sequence ATGACTTTTTTCAATGATCAACAGACCAATCTGTCCCGCCGCAGCCTGCTCAAGGGCCTGGGGGCCTGTGCCGCCCTGCCCCTGCTCGGTGCCCTGTTCCCGAAACACGCCCTGGCCCAGGCCATCAGCACGGCGCTGGAGCAGTTCCCCACCCTGGTCCCCGCCCAGAAGGGCATACTGACCGGCGCCCACTGGGGAGCCTTCGAAGCCATAGTCGCCGATGGCCGCATGGTGCGGGTCCAGCCGGTGGCCGATGATCCGGCACCGAATGACCTCATCGATATGGCACCGTTCCAGGTCCATGCCAAGAACCGCATCAAGTACCCCATGGTACGCAAGAGCTGGCTGGAGCACGGCCCGGGCGCCAAACCGGAGCTGCGCGGCGCCGATGACTGGGTGCGGGTGAGCTGGGAGCAGGCCATCGAACTGGTGGCCTCTGAAATCCAGCGCGTGCAGAGTGACTTCGGCCCCCAGGCGATCCACGCAGGCTCCTACGGCTGGAAGAGTGTCGGCATGTTCCACAACAGCCGCACCCTGCTGCACCGCCTGATGAACCTCAGTGGCGGCTTCACCGGCTATGCCGGTGACTACTCCACAGGCGCGGCCCAGGTGATCATGTCCCACGTGATGGGCTCCATCGAGGTGTACGAGCAGCAGACCGCCTGGCCCAACGTGGTGGAGCACGCCGAACTGGTGGTGCTCTGGGGGGTCAACGCCCAGGTCACCCTCAAGAACAGCTGGAACATGCCGGATCACGAGGGCCAGGCCGGTTTCAAGGCCCTCAAGGAGAAGGGCACCCGCGTCATCAGCATCGATCCCGTCTACAACGAGACCGCCAAGCTGGCCAACGCAGAGTGGATAGCCCCGAACGCCTACACAGACGTGGCCATGATGCTGGGGGTGGCCCACACCCTTTATAGCGAGAAGAAGCACGATCAGGCCTTCCTCGATCGCTACGCCGTCGGCTTCGACAAGTTCCTCGACTACCTGCTGGGCAAGGACGACGGTCAGCCGAAGAGCGCCGAGTGGGCGAGCAGCGTCTGCGGCGTCGAGGCCAAGGTCATTCGCCAGCTGGCCCTCGACATGGCCGCCAAGCGCACCATGATCATGGCCGGCTGGGGCATGCAGCGTCAGCAGCATGGCGAGCAGCCGAACTGGATGCTGATCACCCTGGCGGCCATGCTGGGCCAGATCGGCCTGCCGGGCGGCGGCTACGGCTTCAGCTACCACTACTCCTCCGGTGGCAGCCCCACCGCCAAGGGTGGCATTCTGGCCGGTATCTCCGCCGGCAACGCCCCCAAGAACAGCCCGGCCCCGATCCCGGTGGCCCGCATCGCCGACTGTCTCGCCAACCCGGGCAAGACCATCGACTTCAACGGCCGCAAGGTGACCTATCCGGACATCAAGCTGGTCTACGTGGCGGGCGGCAACCCCTTCCACCACCATCAGGACACCAACAACCTGCTGCAGGCGTGGCGCAAGCCACAGACAGTGATAGTCCACGAACCCTACTGGACTGCCACCGCCAAACACGCCGACATAGTGCTGCCGGTCACCACCAGCTACGAGCGCAACGATCTGGAGATGGGTGGCGACTACTCCCAGCGCTATGTGTTCCCGATGCACCAGTGCGTGCCCCCCCAGCACGAGTCCCGCAACGACTTCGACATCTTCAGCGCCATCGCCGCCAAGCTGGGGGTGCAGGAGCAGTACACCGAAGGCAAGGACGAGATGCTGTGGCTCAAGCAGATGTACGACGGTATGGCGGCCCAGGCCCGAGGTGCACGGGTGGCGCTGCCGCCGTTCAACATGTTCTGGGAGTCCAACAACTACATCCGCTTCCCGATCCCCGAGGCAAACCGCCAGTGGATCCGTCACGCCGATTTCCGCGAGAACCCGCTGCTCAACCCGCTCGGTACCCCGTCCGGCAAGATCGAGATCTTCTCCAACACGGTAGCCGGGATGGGTTATGCCGACTGCGCCGGCCACCCCAAGTGGTATGAGCCCAAGGAGTGGGTCAAGAGCGAGCTGGCTACGCGCTATCCGCTCTCCCTCAACACCTCCCACCCGACCCAGCGGCTGCACTCCCAGCTGGACAACACCCCGCTGCGGGACAAGTTCGCCATCGCCGATCGGGAGGCGATCCTCATCCACCCGGACGACGCCAAGACTCGCGGCATCCGGGATGGGGACCTGGTGCGCGCCTTCAACGAGCGCGGCCAGATCCTAGTGGGGGCGCTGCTCTCGAAAGACATTCGCCCCGGCGTGGTGCGGATCTGCGAAGGTGCCTGGTACGACCCGGCCAAACCGGGTGAAGCGGGCAGCATCTGCAAGAACGGCAACGTCAACTGCCTCACCTTCGACGAGGGCTCGTCCAGCCTGGCGCAAGGCAACTGCGGTCACATGGCCCAATTGCAGATCGAGAAGTACACAGGCCCGGAGCTTATCAACACGGCCCACGCGGTGCCGGCCCACGCCTGA
- a CDS encoding NapC/NirT family cytochrome c yields the protein MLGKMLRKTWFWLLLLGALLGVAALGVTVTVLHKTSSTEFCVSCHSMQTPLAEYQGSVHFQNVKGIRAECADCHIPNEPASYLWTKIRAVKDIYHEAIGTLDTPEKYEAHKLRMAQTVWDQLKANDSATCRSCHSYAAMDILAQRPNARAEHPVAIKEGQTCIDCHRGVAHIMPDMSGLAAAGASELAAAAAQTPASVTTRYAIATTPLYLDAKATTDEGTLMPSTKVEVLANDSGRAQVQIEGWQQDGVSEVFYAAPGKRILSVLVGDVAKKALVTGQSETDSATNLTWHQVKLTAWVDQTQLIGDQGKLWQYASTLMSNNCTGCHGLTALDHFNANQWIGVIKGMESRTSLTPEQARMLTQYVQKHASDMSAAH from the coding sequence ATGCTTGGAAAAATGTTGAGAAAGACCTGGTTCTGGCTCCTGTTGCTCGGAGCCCTGCTGGGCGTCGCGGCACTGGGAGTGACAGTCACAGTGCTGCACAAGACCAGCTCCACCGAATTCTGCGTCTCCTGCCACTCCATGCAGACACCGCTCGCCGAGTATCAGGGCAGCGTCCACTTCCAGAACGTGAAGGGGATCCGTGCCGAGTGCGCCGACTGCCACATTCCCAATGAGCCCGCCTCCTACCTCTGGACAAAGATCCGCGCCGTGAAGGACATCTATCACGAGGCGATCGGCACCCTCGACACTCCTGAGAAATACGAAGCCCACAAGCTGCGCATGGCCCAGACGGTCTGGGATCAGCTCAAGGCCAATGACTCCGCCACCTGCCGCAGCTGCCACAGCTACGCAGCCATGGACATTCTGGCCCAGCGCCCCAACGCCCGCGCCGAACACCCGGTCGCCATCAAGGAGGGCCAGACCTGCATCGACTGCCACCGCGGCGTCGCCCACATCATGCCCGACATGAGCGGTCTGGCTGCCGCCGGCGCCAGTGAACTGGCTGCCGCCGCTGCCCAGACGCCGGCCAGCGTCACCACCCGTTACGCCATCGCCACCACGCCCCTGTACCTCGATGCCAAGGCCACCACGGACGAAGGCACCCTGATGCCCTCCACCAAGGTGGAAGTGCTGGCCAACGACAGCGGCCGCGCCCAGGTGCAGATCGAGGGCTGGCAGCAGGACGGGGTGAGCGAGGTGTTCTACGCCGCCCCCGGCAAACGCATCCTGAGCGTGCTGGTCGGCGATGTCGCCAAGAAAGCGCTCGTCACCGGCCAGAGTGAAACCGACAGTGCCACCAACCTCACCTGGCATCAGGTCAAGCTGACCGCCTGGGTGGACCAGACCCAGCTCATCGGCGATCAGGGCAAGCTGTGGCAATACGCCTCCACCCTGATGTCCAACAACTGTACCGGCTGCCACGGTCTGACCGCGCTGGATCACTTCAATGCCAACCAGTGGATTGGCGTCATCAAGGGGATGGAGTCCCGTACCTCCCTCACCCCGGAGCAGGCTCGCATGCTGACCCAATACGTGCAGAAACATGCCAGTGACATGAGCGCGGCACACTAA
- a CDS encoding DNA topoisomerase III, producing the protein MRLFIAEKPSLGRAIADVLPKPHKKGEGYIETAQGDVVTWCIGHLLEQAEPDAYDAAYKQWRMEQLPIVPNQWQLVAKPKTKSQLAVIKRLIKQADCVVNAGDPDREGQLLVDEVIDFLGYPKLKPVQRCLISDLNPPAVRRALDKLRDNKEFVPLAVSALARSRADWLYGINMTRAYTLLGRKAGCSELLSVGRVQTPLLGLVVRRDLEIDAFVPKPFYEVLAHVVTERNEGFSAKWLPSESCAPWQDEEGRVLNRALAAKVVERIQGQPARVEEVEEQSRKQAAPLPHNLSSLQIDAAKRFGMDAKRVLDLCQSLYERHKLITYPRSDSRYLPSDHFNRAPQVRDAIAATAPALAKAVSEADGKLRSKAWNDGKVDAHHAIIPTEKHGNLASLSADEGKLYGLVARQYLLQFYPPFEYNDSRVLLRIAGGLFQAKARRILKAGWKALLGVEEDDEEEAGTLPALREGEQLRCERGELLEKMTQAPKAFTDATLLAAMTGIARHVQDPEIRKILRETDGLGTEATRAGIIDLLFKRRFLVRQGKSIKATPTGRALIQALPATATTPDMTALWEQHLGRIAERHASYQQFMGPLTEQLNGLIEGARQDSGASFSALPREAPGAGKRRFTRRKSSSVSGAAAQPRKGAGKRPARSKAA; encoded by the coding sequence ATGCGACTCTTTATTGCCGAAAAGCCCAGCCTTGGCCGCGCCATCGCCGATGTTCTGCCCAAGCCCCACAAGAAGGGGGAGGGCTACATCGAGACGGCGCAGGGAGACGTGGTGACCTGGTGTATCGGGCACCTGCTGGAGCAGGCGGAGCCCGATGCCTATGATGCGGCCTACAAGCAGTGGCGCATGGAGCAGCTCCCCATAGTGCCGAACCAGTGGCAGCTGGTGGCCAAGCCCAAGACCAAGAGCCAGCTTGCCGTGATCAAGCGGCTGATCAAGCAGGCCGACTGCGTGGTCAATGCCGGTGACCCGGACAGGGAGGGGCAACTGCTGGTGGACGAGGTGATCGACTTCCTCGGCTACCCCAAACTCAAGCCGGTGCAGCGCTGCCTCATCAGCGATCTCAATCCCCCTGCGGTGCGCCGTGCCCTCGACAAGCTGCGGGACAACAAGGAGTTCGTGCCACTGGCGGTCTCGGCGCTGGCCCGTAGCCGTGCGGACTGGCTCTATGGTATCAACATGACCCGCGCCTATACCCTGCTCGGACGCAAGGCCGGCTGCAGCGAGCTGCTCTCGGTCGGCCGGGTGCAGACGCCGCTGCTGGGGCTGGTGGTGCGGCGGGATCTCGAGATAGACGCCTTCGTGCCCAAACCCTTCTACGAGGTGCTGGCCCATGTGGTGACGGAGCGCAACGAGGGGTTCAGCGCCAAGTGGCTGCCTTCCGAGTCCTGTGCGCCCTGGCAGGACGAGGAGGGGCGGGTGCTCAACCGGGCGTTGGCCGCCAAGGTGGTGGAGCGGATCCAGGGCCAGCCAGCCCGGGTGGAGGAGGTGGAAGAGCAATCCCGCAAGCAGGCTGCGCCACTACCTCACAACCTCTCCAGCCTGCAGATCGATGCCGCCAAGCGGTTCGGCATGGACGCCAAGCGGGTGCTGGATCTCTGCCAGAGCCTCTACGAGCGCCACAAGCTCATCACCTACCCCAGATCCGACAGCCGTTATCTGCCGAGCGATCACTTCAATCGGGCGCCCCAGGTGCGGGATGCCATAGCCGCAACGGCACCCGCCCTGGCCAAGGCGGTGAGCGAAGCGGACGGCAAGCTGCGCAGCAAGGCCTGGAACGACGGCAAGGTGGATGCCCACCACGCCATCATCCCCACCGAGAAACATGGCAACCTGGCAAGCCTCTCCGCCGATGAGGGCAAGCTCTATGGCCTGGTTGCCCGTCAGTACCTGCTGCAGTTCTATCCTCCGTTCGAGTACAACGATAGCCGGGTGTTGCTGCGCATCGCCGGTGGCCTGTTCCAGGCCAAGGCGCGGCGCATCCTCAAGGCGGGCTGGAAGGCGCTGCTCGGGGTCGAAGAGGACGATGAGGAGGAGGCCGGTACCCTGCCTGCGCTGCGAGAAGGGGAGCAACTGCGGTGCGAGCGGGGCGAGCTGCTGGAGAAGATGACCCAGGCACCCAAGGCATTCACCGACGCCACCCTGCTGGCCGCCATGACGGGCATAGCCCGCCATGTGCAGGATCCCGAGATCCGCAAGATCCTGCGCGAGACAGATGGCCTCGGCACCGAGGCGACCCGTGCCGGCATCATAGACCTGCTGTTCAAGCGCCGCTTCCTGGTGCGGCAGGGCAAGAGCATCAAGGCAACACCGACCGGACGGGCCCTGATCCAGGCACTGCCTGCCACTGCCACCACGCCGGACATGACTGCCTTGTGGGAGCAGCACCTCGGCCGGATCGCCGAGCGTCACGCCAGTTACCAGCAATTTATGGGGCCGCTCACCGAGCAGCTTAACGGGCTGATCGAGGGGGCCAGGCAGGATTCGGGGGCCAGCTTCAGCGCCCTGCCCAGGGAGGCGCCGGGGGCCGGCAAGCGGCGTTTCACCCGCCGCAAGAGTTCGTCGGTCAGTGGCGCCGCTGCGCAGCCCCGCAAGGGGGCGGGCAAGCGCCCGGCCAGAAGCAAGGCGGCCTGA
- a CDS encoding TrkH family potassium uptake protein — protein sequence MINWRSNYAFALYRDNESRWSEARLILGSFLIILLVGTLFLVQPSSHNGEVTFINALFTATSAISVTGLGVVDTGTAFTLQGQIILLMLMEIGGLGQMTMTLLLIAMFSKRVGLRQQVLAKEALGQEGSVNIIQLVKRIVLFALIAQLIGTAIMAIRWVPEMGWGHGLYVSFFHAVSAFNNAGFSLFANNLIDYRDDPIISLTIPALLILGGLGFTVIVDLVRNRRWRKLKLHSKLMLLMTPGLLLLGTLMFWLLEHNNTATFGNAGPGGQLLAAFFQSATARTAGFNTVDIGQMVPASLLFMMMLMFIGAGTTSTGGGIKVTTFAVVLLATRAFLTKRPHVTAFGRTLSPQIVTRSLAIIIVSTMVLMLSMFLLMLTESQPFDKIMFETVSAFATVGLSTGITASLSEPGKLILVLVMICGRLGPLTLALMLARPSETRIRYPEEGVYTG from the coding sequence ATGATCAACTGGCGCAGCAACTACGCCTTCGCCCTGTACAGGGATAACGAGTCCCGCTGGAGTGAAGCCAGGCTGATCCTGGGCAGTTTCCTGATCATCTTGTTGGTCGGCACCCTGTTTCTGGTGCAACCCTCGAGCCACAACGGCGAGGTCACCTTCATCAATGCCCTGTTCACCGCGACCTCGGCCATCAGTGTGACCGGGCTCGGGGTGGTGGATACCGGCACCGCCTTTACCCTGCAAGGACAGATCATTCTGCTGATGCTGATGGAGATAGGGGGCCTGGGCCAGATGACCATGACCTTGCTGCTCATCGCCATGTTCAGCAAGCGGGTCGGTTTGCGTCAGCAGGTATTGGCAAAGGAGGCGCTGGGCCAGGAGGGATCGGTCAACATCATCCAGCTGGTTAAGCGCATAGTGCTGTTCGCCCTGATTGCCCAGCTGATCGGCACCGCCATCATGGCCATTCGCTGGGTGCCCGAGATGGGCTGGGGCCATGGCCTCTACGTCAGCTTCTTCCATGCGGTCTCTGCCTTCAACAACGCCGGCTTCTCGCTGTTTGCCAACAACCTCATCGACTACAGAGACGACCCCATCATCAGCCTGACCATACCTGCCCTGCTCATCCTCGGCGGCCTGGGTTTTACCGTCATCGTCGATCTGGTGCGCAACCGTCGCTGGCGCAAGCTCAAGCTGCACAGCAAGCTGATGTTGCTGATGACACCGGGGCTGCTGCTGCTGGGCACCCTGATGTTCTGGCTGCTGGAGCACAACAATACCGCCACCTTCGGCAACGCCGGGCCTGGCGGCCAGCTGCTGGCGGCCTTCTTCCAGTCGGCCACGGCGCGCACGGCAGGCTTCAACACAGTGGACATAGGCCAGATGGTGCCCGCCTCCCTGCTGTTCATGATGATGTTGATGTTCATCGGTGCCGGCACTACTTCGACGGGGGGCGGTATCAAGGTCACCACCTTCGCCGTGGTGTTGCTGGCCACCCGGGCCTTCCTCACCAAGCGTCCCCATGTCACCGCCTTCGGCCGCACCCTGTCACCCCAGATAGTGACCCGATCCCTGGCCATCATCATCGTCAGCACCATGGTGTTGATGCTGTCGATGTTCCTGTTGATGCTCACCGAGTCTCAGCCCTTCGACAAGATCATGTTCGAGACCGTCTCGGCCTTTGCCACCGTCGGCCTCTCGACCGGCATCACCGCCTCCCTGAGCGAGCCGGGCAAGCTCATCCTGGTACTGGTGATGATCTGCGGCCGTCTCGGGCCGCTGACACTGGCGCTGATGCTGGCCAGACCGAGCGAGACCCGGATCCGCTACCCGGAAGAGGGCGTCTATACCGGCTGA
- a CDS encoding potassium channel family protein has protein sequence MNNQFAVIGLGLFGSALCEELQLQNAEVLAIDIDESKTRQIATLCNHVIVADATDEATIAELGLANFDIVFVAIGDSLETSILTTLVLKEAGVKKVWVKARDKFHAKILQKVGADKVINPEWDMGRRVAQSMLDNRLFDYLELGHDMVLTEFVIGLQQNGRTLADLHLLQQSDFQLLAIKRGEVLHNVLTGKMELQLGDILILAGNKHAIDHWLDTL, from the coding sequence ATGAATAATCAATTCGCCGTCATCGGCCTCGGTCTGTTCGGCAGCGCACTGTGTGAAGAGCTGCAGTTGCAGAATGCCGAGGTGCTGGCCATCGATATCGACGAGAGCAAGACCCGCCAGATCGCAACCCTGTGCAACCATGTCATCGTCGCCGATGCCACCGACGAGGCCACAATCGCCGAGCTGGGACTGGCCAATTTCGACATCGTCTTCGTCGCCATCGGCGACAGCCTGGAGACCAGCATACTCACCACCCTGGTGCTGAAGGAAGCCGGGGTGAAGAAGGTGTGGGTCAAGGCCCGTGACAAGTTCCACGCCAAGATCCTGCAGAAGGTAGGCGCCGACAAGGTGATCAACCCGGAGTGGGACATGGGTCGCCGGGTCGCCCAGAGCATGCTGGACAACCGTCTGTTCGACTACCTTGAGCTGGGACACGACATGGTGCTGACCGAATTCGTGATCGGTCTGCAACAGAACGGCCGTACCCTGGCCGATCTGCACCTGCTGCAACAGAGCGACTTCCAGTTGCTGGCCATCAAACGCGGTGAGGTGCTGCACAACGTGCTGACCGGCAAGATGGAGCTGCAGCTCGGTGACATCCTGATCCTGGCTGGCAACAAGCACGCCATCGATCACTGGCTCGACACCCTATGA
- the murB gene encoding UDP-N-acetylmuramate dehydrogenase: MKLTPHAPLAALNTLGLEAHCLWLAEVAELDDLCQLRADPELSVLPRLVLGGGSNILFCNDFAGLVVLNRMKGIALQDDGSHWLLHVAAGEEWHQLVCHALQQGWHGLENLALIPGTVGAAPVQNIGAYGVELARFCAYVEAFNWQSGEVERIAAADCQFGYRDSIFKHDYQDTHFITAVGLRLPKAWQPVTGYGPLAALGEHPGAQAIFDTVCATRMAKLPDPAVLGNAGSFFKNPLVPASVADELKGQYPQMPCYPAAEGQAKLAAGWLIDQCGLKGFAIGRAAVHQEQALVLVNLGGASAMELIALAAHVRDSVEQKFGVVLEHEVRFMGLTGETWLDEVLA; encoded by the coding sequence ATGAAACTCACTCCCCATGCCCCCTTGGCGGCCCTCAATACCCTGGGCTTGGAAGCACATTGCCTCTGGCTGGCCGAAGTGGCCGAGCTGGATGATCTTTGCCAGTTGCGGGCCGATCCGGAGCTGAGCGTCTTGCCGCGCCTGGTGCTGGGTGGTGGGAGCAACATATTGTTCTGCAATGATTTTGCCGGTCTGGTCGTGCTGAATCGGATGAAAGGCATAGCGCTGCAGGATGATGGCAGCCACTGGTTGCTGCACGTGGCGGCGGGGGAGGAGTGGCATCAGCTGGTGTGCCATGCCCTGCAACAGGGCTGGCATGGGCTGGAGAACCTGGCGCTGATCCCGGGCACAGTCGGTGCGGCCCCGGTGCAGAACATAGGTGCCTACGGGGTCGAGCTGGCCCGGTTCTGTGCCTATGTGGAGGCATTCAACTGGCAGAGTGGCGAGGTGGAGCGCATAGCGGCGGCCGACTGTCAGTTCGGCTATCGCGACAGCATCTTCAAGCACGATTATCAGGACACCCACTTCATCACCGCCGTCGGGTTGCGCCTGCCCAAGGCCTGGCAACCCGTGACAGGTTATGGCCCCCTGGCGGCCCTCGGCGAACATCCCGGTGCGCAGGCCATCTTCGACACCGTCTGCGCCACCCGCATGGCCAAGTTGCCGGACCCTGCCGTGCTCGGCAACGCGGGCAGCTTCTTCAAGAACCCCCTGGTGCCGGCCTCGGTGGCGGATGAACTCAAGGGGCAATACCCGCAGATGCCCTGCTACCCGGCCGCGGAAGGACAGGCCAAGCTGGCGGCGGGCTGGCTCATCGATCAGTGCGGGCTCAAGGGCTTTGCCATCGGCCGTGCCGCCGTCCATCAGGAGCAGGCGCTGGTGCTGGTCAATCTCGGGGGGGCCAGCGCCATGGAGCTCATCGCCCTGGCCGCCCATGTGCGTGACAGCGTGGAGCAGAAGTTCGGTGTGGTGCTGGAGCACGAGGTGCGCTTCATGGGGCTCACCGGCGAAACCTGGCTGGATGAGGTACTGGCATGA